Proteins found in one Arachis stenosperma cultivar V10309 chromosome 8, arast.V10309.gnm1.PFL2, whole genome shotgun sequence genomic segment:
- the LOC130946965 gene encoding squamosa promoter-binding protein 1-like: protein MDRGGGEDAPLEAKREPKPDEDHNNNNNNKKKKKEVPVTCVSGKKGSGGGMRCCQAEKCKADLEEARQYHRRHRVCEYHAKAQVVLVSGIRQRFCQQCSRFHEIGEFDDTKRSCRRRLAGHNQRRRKNCDSQAEGSRRKGICPQLKKDTACGDDRSRIQITIQESGAYKHFQIR, encoded by the exons ATGGACCGGGGTGGTGGTGAAGACGCGCCGCTAGAGGCGAAGAGGGAGCCTAAGCCAGATGAagatcataataataataataataataagaagaagaagaaagaagtgcCGGTGACATGTGTTAGCGGGAAGAAAGGTTCCGGTGGCGGCATGCGGTGTTGTCAAGCTGAGAAGTGCAAGGCGGATCTTGAGGAGGCAAGGCAGTACCATAGGAGGCACAGGGTGTGTGAGTACCATGCCAAGGCTCAGGTGGTTCTTGTTTCCGGCATTAGACAACGCTTCTGTCAGCAATGTAGCAG GTTCCATGAGATAGGTGAATTTGATGACACAAAAAGAAGTTGCCGGAGGCGTTTGGCCGGACACAACCAACGGCGAAGAAAGAACTGTGATTCTCAAGCAGAAGGGTCGAGGCGCAAAGGGATATGTCCTCAGTTGAAGAAGGACACTGCCTGTGGAGATGATAGGAGCAGAATTCAGATTACAATCCAAGAGAGTGGAGCTTATAAACATTTCCAGATAAGATGA
- the LOC130945864 gene encoding uncharacterized protein LOC130945864, with translation MAEVPRGVKNPKIITKFAGEVGESTTEHVARYLVKIGNLTSDENLTMKFFPSSLTKNAFTWFSNLRPNSIMTWNQLETAFHAQFYRGKMNMAVTDLVALKREDGETINDYMIRFKNARSRCYVSLPESEVVKIATMGLGFYMRRKLLNVHIPDLAHLAEKVRQTELMKKEKEKYRSKQRSKNKPFTRKEKVAYVTMESSKEELDFETEVDLAERKKGPPYDKQLILPEGRILLLVKDLKGKPYCKFHQATNHSTNSCVHFRDLIQEAIMEGRLKFDDGKKEMKVDVDPFDANASFVEPCFGVMLFLIKDRDVSPCPRCNAVFDAEAATIFEKKE, from the exons ATGGCTGAAGTGCCAAGAGGGGTGAAAAATCCAAAGATAATCACAAAGTTTGCTGGAGAAGTTGGGGAATCAACCACTGAACATGTTGCTCGATATTTGGTTAAGATTGGAAATTTAACTAGTGATGAAAATTTGACAATGAAGTTTTTTCCTTCTTCGTTAACGAAGAATGCATTTACTTGGTTTTCAAATCTTAGACCAAATTCGATAATGACATGGAATCAGTTGGAAACTGCTTTTCACGCTCAGTTCTATCGAGGGAAAATGAATATGGCAGTTACTGATCTAGTGGCTTTGAAACGTGAAGATGGTGAAACCATTAACGATTATATGATACGTTTCAAGAACGCTAGAAGTAGATGCTATGTTTCATTACCTGAGAGCGAAGTGGTGAAAATAGCAACTATGGGGCTAGGATTTTATATGCGCCGAAAATTGCTTAATGTGCATATCCCTGATTTAGCTCATTTGGCTGAAAAGGTCCGTCAAACCGAACTCATGAAAAAGGAGAAGGAAAAATATAGAAGTAAGCAAAGATCAAAGAATAAACCTTTTACTCGAAAGGAGAAAGTTGCTTATGTGACTATGGAGTCCTCAAAAGAGGAACTCGATTTCGAAACAGAGGTCGATTTGGCTGAACGTAAAAAGGGCCCTCCATAT GATAAACAATTAATTCTGCCTGAGGGTAGAATTTTACTTTTGGTGAAAGATTTAAAAGGAAAACCTTATTGCAAGTTTCACCAAGCAACCAATCATTCAACTAATAGTTGTGTTCATTTCAGGGACTTAATTCAAGAAGCTATAATGGAGGGACGGTTGAAGTTTGATGATGGTAAGAAGGAAATGAAGGTTGATGTTGATCCCTTCGATGCTAATGCTAGTTTCGTTGAACCATGTTTCGGAGTGATGCTGTTTTTGATTAAAGACAGGGATGTATCTCCGTGTCCACGATGTAATGCTGTTTTTGATGCTGAAGCTGCAACAATCTTTGaaaagaaagaatga
- the LOC130946928 gene encoding putative E3 ubiquitin-protein ligase RING1a isoform X1 gives MPAQKRPYPDTLDDADDSSNHLFPHRHPKHHRDRTLKPHHPDEDAAGAHKEEDEQEQEQGDAEQEDEEDEQQGAEEEDDDEEEEEEEDDDEDEDEGEGDEEDEEEGKHNDEGKPDDSDDTPSSDSEEKPEFVFVELLEIRKDVQCPICLGIIKKTRTVMECLHRFCRECIDKSMRLGNNECPACRTHCASRRSLRDDPKYDALIAALYPDIEKYEEEELEFREEEKNRNKQIQASIAKVVQRQSEALVKRRKDSPSVFVTRSQRNQRNASRRQNQVIDIQGSEDNEEENDNNEKDSSSADERGTEARQRRRKRWTRVRTSQPSSSMASPDGGCAESDLDNGRENRGLSRQVSKPRKLTWGRGGFRSHTRHGSGSGSISKSYRSSRVSKMVDFLRNLDENADELDIHLMLYSLGKRGAPSLEKPHLCCRPTLSVKNLCEYVARQTPVPVEEVEILAVKGCSGTEFDKSTDETSSLICDELTTLVIDPSKYELEILQGDESLAGIRSKCISKREHLILAYRRKGV, from the exons ATGCCTGCGCAGAAGCGCCCTTACCCTGACACTCTCGACGACGCCGACGACTCCTCCAACCACCTCTTCCCGCATCGCCACCCCAAGCACCACCGCGACCGCACCCTCAAGCCCCACCATCCAGATGAAGATGCTGCTGGAGCCCACAAGGAAGAGGACGAGCAAGAACAAGAGCAAGGGGATGCTGAGCAAGAAGATGAGGAAGATGAGCAACAAggagcagaagaagaagatgatgatgaagaagaagaagaagaagaggacgatgacgaagatgaagatgaaggtGAGGgagatgaagaagatgaagaagaagggaaacACAACGACGAGGGTAAACCCGATG ATTCTGACGACACCCCATCTTCGGATTCTGAAGAAAAACCAGA ATTTGTGTTTGTAGAACTTCTGGAAATTCGTAAGGATGTCCAGTGCCCAATTTGCCTTG GCATTATTAAGAAAACAAGAACTGTCATGGAATGCTTGCACCGGTTTTGCAGGGAATGCATTGACAAGTCAATGCGACTTGG GAACAATGAATGCCCTGCTTGCCGAACACATTGTGCTAGTCGCCGTTCTTTGAGAGATGATCCGAAATATGATGCCCTTATTGCTGCTTTATATCCAGATATTGAGAAGTATGAGGAAGAG GAGCTTGAATTTCGTGAAGAGGAGAAGAACCGCAATAAGCAG ATTCAAGCTTCAATTGCAAAAGTTGTTCAACGGCAGTCTGAAGCACTAGTTAAGAGACGTAAAGATTCACCAAGTGTTTTCGTGACAAGATCCCAGCGAAATCAACGAAATGCTTCTAGGAGACAAAATCAAGTGATTGATATTCAAGGATCTGAGGATAATgaggaggaaaatgacaacaacgAAAAGGACTCATCATCTGCTGATGAGCGGGGTACAGAGGCGAGgcaaagaaggagaaagagatgGACCAGAGTTCGCACCTCTCAGCCCTCATCATCAATGGCAAGTCCTGATGGTGGATGTGCAGAAAGTGACTTGGATAACGGTAGAGAAAATCGAGGACTTTCAAGGCAGGTGTCAAAACCTCGAAAACTTACATGGGGAAGGGGTGGATTTAGAAGTCACACAAGGCATGGAAGTGGCAGTGGTAGTATTAGCAAAAGCTATCGCAGTAGTCGGGTGTCTAAGATGGTTGATTTTCTCCGAAACTTGGATGAGAATGCTGATGAG TTAGATATCCATCTCATGCTTTATTCTCTGGGCAAACGAGGCGCACCAAGTTTGGAGAAGCCACACCTTTGCTGTCGCCCAACTTTGTCTGTCAAGAACCTTTGCGAA TATGTTGCTCGCCAAACACCTGTGCCTGTTGAAGAAGTTGAGATATTGGCAGTTAAAGGATGCAGTGGCACAGAATTCGACAAGTCAACTGATGAGACTTCATCCTTGATATGTGATGAGCTAACAACTCTGGTTATAGATCCGTCTAAATATGAACTAGAAATTTTGCAGGGAGATGAATCTTTAGCAGGGATTAGATCTAAATGCATATCTAAAAGGGAGCATTTG ATTCTGGCATACAGGCGGAAAGGGGTATAG
- the LOC130946928 gene encoding putative E3 ubiquitin-protein ligase RING1a isoform X2 codes for MPAQKRPYPDTLDDADDSSNHLFPHRHPKHHRDRTLKPHHPDEDAAGAHKEEDEQEQEQGDAEQEDEEDEQQGAEEEDDDEEEEEEEDDDEDEDEGEGDEEDEEEGKHNDEDSDDTPSSDSEEKPEFVFVELLEIRKDVQCPICLGIIKKTRTVMECLHRFCRECIDKSMRLGNNECPACRTHCASRRSLRDDPKYDALIAALYPDIEKYEEEELEFREEEKNRNKQIQASIAKVVQRQSEALVKRRKDSPSVFVTRSQRNQRNASRRQNQVIDIQGSEDNEEENDNNEKDSSSADERGTEARQRRRKRWTRVRTSQPSSSMASPDGGCAESDLDNGRENRGLSRQVSKPRKLTWGRGGFRSHTRHGSGSGSISKSYRSSRVSKMVDFLRNLDENADELDIHLMLYSLGKRGAPSLEKPHLCCRPTLSVKNLCEYVARQTPVPVEEVEILAVKGCSGTEFDKSTDETSSLICDELTTLVIDPSKYELEILQGDESLAGIRSKCISKREHLILAYRRKGV; via the exons ATGCCTGCGCAGAAGCGCCCTTACCCTGACACTCTCGACGACGCCGACGACTCCTCCAACCACCTCTTCCCGCATCGCCACCCCAAGCACCACCGCGACCGCACCCTCAAGCCCCACCATCCAGATGAAGATGCTGCTGGAGCCCACAAGGAAGAGGACGAGCAAGAACAAGAGCAAGGGGATGCTGAGCAAGAAGATGAGGAAGATGAGCAACAAggagcagaagaagaagatgatgatgaagaagaagaagaagaagaggacgatgacgaagatgaagatgaaggtGAGGgagatgaagaagatgaagaagaagggaaacACAACGACGAGG ATTCTGACGACACCCCATCTTCGGATTCTGAAGAAAAACCAGA ATTTGTGTTTGTAGAACTTCTGGAAATTCGTAAGGATGTCCAGTGCCCAATTTGCCTTG GCATTATTAAGAAAACAAGAACTGTCATGGAATGCTTGCACCGGTTTTGCAGGGAATGCATTGACAAGTCAATGCGACTTGG GAACAATGAATGCCCTGCTTGCCGAACACATTGTGCTAGTCGCCGTTCTTTGAGAGATGATCCGAAATATGATGCCCTTATTGCTGCTTTATATCCAGATATTGAGAAGTATGAGGAAGAG GAGCTTGAATTTCGTGAAGAGGAGAAGAACCGCAATAAGCAG ATTCAAGCTTCAATTGCAAAAGTTGTTCAACGGCAGTCTGAAGCACTAGTTAAGAGACGTAAAGATTCACCAAGTGTTTTCGTGACAAGATCCCAGCGAAATCAACGAAATGCTTCTAGGAGACAAAATCAAGTGATTGATATTCAAGGATCTGAGGATAATgaggaggaaaatgacaacaacgAAAAGGACTCATCATCTGCTGATGAGCGGGGTACAGAGGCGAGgcaaagaaggagaaagagatgGACCAGAGTTCGCACCTCTCAGCCCTCATCATCAATGGCAAGTCCTGATGGTGGATGTGCAGAAAGTGACTTGGATAACGGTAGAGAAAATCGAGGACTTTCAAGGCAGGTGTCAAAACCTCGAAAACTTACATGGGGAAGGGGTGGATTTAGAAGTCACACAAGGCATGGAAGTGGCAGTGGTAGTATTAGCAAAAGCTATCGCAGTAGTCGGGTGTCTAAGATGGTTGATTTTCTCCGAAACTTGGATGAGAATGCTGATGAG TTAGATATCCATCTCATGCTTTATTCTCTGGGCAAACGAGGCGCACCAAGTTTGGAGAAGCCACACCTTTGCTGTCGCCCAACTTTGTCTGTCAAGAACCTTTGCGAA TATGTTGCTCGCCAAACACCTGTGCCTGTTGAAGAAGTTGAGATATTGGCAGTTAAAGGATGCAGTGGCACAGAATTCGACAAGTCAACTGATGAGACTTCATCCTTGATATGTGATGAGCTAACAACTCTGGTTATAGATCCGTCTAAATATGAACTAGAAATTTTGCAGGGAGATGAATCTTTAGCAGGGATTAGATCTAAATGCATATCTAAAAGGGAGCATTTG ATTCTGGCATACAGGCGGAAAGGGGTATAG
- the LOC130946928 gene encoding putative E3 ubiquitin-protein ligase RING1a isoform X3: MPAQKRPYPDTLDDADDSSNHLFPHRHPKHHRDRTLKPHHPDEDAAGAHKEEDEQEQEQGDAEQEDEEDEQQGAEEEDDDEEEEEEEDDDEDEDEDSDDTPSSDSEEKPEFVFVELLEIRKDVQCPICLGIIKKTRTVMECLHRFCRECIDKSMRLGNNECPACRTHCASRRSLRDDPKYDALIAALYPDIEKYEEEELEFREEEKNRNKQIQASIAKVVQRQSEALVKRRKDSPSVFVTRSQRNQRNASRRQNQVIDIQGSEDNEEENDNNEKDSSSADERGTEARQRRRKRWTRVRTSQPSSSMASPDGGCAESDLDNGRENRGLSRQVSKPRKLTWGRGGFRSHTRHGSGSGSISKSYRSSRVSKMVDFLRNLDENADELDIHLMLYSLGKRGAPSLEKPHLCCRPTLSVKNLCEYVARQTPVPVEEVEILAVKGCSGTEFDKSTDETSSLICDELTTLVIDPSKYELEILQGDESLAGIRSKCISKREHLILAYRRKGV, encoded by the exons ATGCCTGCGCAGAAGCGCCCTTACCCTGACACTCTCGACGACGCCGACGACTCCTCCAACCACCTCTTCCCGCATCGCCACCCCAAGCACCACCGCGACCGCACCCTCAAGCCCCACCATCCAGATGAAGATGCTGCTGGAGCCCACAAGGAAGAGGACGAGCAAGAACAAGAGCAAGGGGATGCTGAGCAAGAAGATGAGGAAGATGAGCAACAAggagcagaagaagaagatgatgatgaagaagaagaagaagaagaggacgatgacgaagatgaagatgaag ATTCTGACGACACCCCATCTTCGGATTCTGAAGAAAAACCAGA ATTTGTGTTTGTAGAACTTCTGGAAATTCGTAAGGATGTCCAGTGCCCAATTTGCCTTG GCATTATTAAGAAAACAAGAACTGTCATGGAATGCTTGCACCGGTTTTGCAGGGAATGCATTGACAAGTCAATGCGACTTGG GAACAATGAATGCCCTGCTTGCCGAACACATTGTGCTAGTCGCCGTTCTTTGAGAGATGATCCGAAATATGATGCCCTTATTGCTGCTTTATATCCAGATATTGAGAAGTATGAGGAAGAG GAGCTTGAATTTCGTGAAGAGGAGAAGAACCGCAATAAGCAG ATTCAAGCTTCAATTGCAAAAGTTGTTCAACGGCAGTCTGAAGCACTAGTTAAGAGACGTAAAGATTCACCAAGTGTTTTCGTGACAAGATCCCAGCGAAATCAACGAAATGCTTCTAGGAGACAAAATCAAGTGATTGATATTCAAGGATCTGAGGATAATgaggaggaaaatgacaacaacgAAAAGGACTCATCATCTGCTGATGAGCGGGGTACAGAGGCGAGgcaaagaaggagaaagagatgGACCAGAGTTCGCACCTCTCAGCCCTCATCATCAATGGCAAGTCCTGATGGTGGATGTGCAGAAAGTGACTTGGATAACGGTAGAGAAAATCGAGGACTTTCAAGGCAGGTGTCAAAACCTCGAAAACTTACATGGGGAAGGGGTGGATTTAGAAGTCACACAAGGCATGGAAGTGGCAGTGGTAGTATTAGCAAAAGCTATCGCAGTAGTCGGGTGTCTAAGATGGTTGATTTTCTCCGAAACTTGGATGAGAATGCTGATGAG TTAGATATCCATCTCATGCTTTATTCTCTGGGCAAACGAGGCGCACCAAGTTTGGAGAAGCCACACCTTTGCTGTCGCCCAACTTTGTCTGTCAAGAACCTTTGCGAA TATGTTGCTCGCCAAACACCTGTGCCTGTTGAAGAAGTTGAGATATTGGCAGTTAAAGGATGCAGTGGCACAGAATTCGACAAGTCAACTGATGAGACTTCATCCTTGATATGTGATGAGCTAACAACTCTGGTTATAGATCCGTCTAAATATGAACTAGAAATTTTGCAGGGAGATGAATCTTTAGCAGGGATTAGATCTAAATGCATATCTAAAAGGGAGCATTTG ATTCTGGCATACAGGCGGAAAGGGGTATAG